A segment of the Myxococcales bacterium genome:
GGTCAGGTGCGAGCGCGGGGTTGGTCGCGCCGAGGTCGTCCGCGCACGCCAGCTCGGTGAGCCGTCTCGGCGCACGCTGACCGCACGTACAGCACCGTGCGTCGTGAGCGTGGTCGCGGGGTCGTCGGTGGTCGCGTCGAGGGTGACCGTGTGATCGACCGTCATCACGTACGCGGTCTCGGCCCCGCGGCCGTTGCAGCACGTCGTCGAGGACACGTTGCCGGAGTGCTGGCCGAGGCTGCGCCGGTGGCGACGCCCGACGGTGGGAGCGGCACGATCGGTGCCGGTGCCGCACGCCAGCGGATCGAGCCTACCGTCGGAGCCGGCCGCGTCGATCCGCGCGTCGGGCGGTGGCGCGTCGGGCGCCGGGCGTCGAGCGGCGTGGCGTCGGGCGCCGCGGGGTCGATGGTGGCGCTGTCCGGCGTCGCGCCGTCGGGGGCTGTCGCCGCCAGCCGCCCGAGCACGCCACCACCGCACCGAGGACCGCGATCAGAGAGTACGACGAGCGCGCATGGTGGCCTCGTAGCGCGAGCCGAGCGCCGTTTTCGGGCGGCAACCGTCGCGGGTCACGGGCCACGGCCGGGTGACGGACACCGCTCTATGCTCCGTGGCCCCGGACCTCGACTCCGCACCGGGCCGCCGGCGTCGCGCGAAGGCTGCGGGGCGCGGGCGTTACAGCGGGGCGTGCGGGCGCGCGGATCGAACGTCGCGGGCTTTTGCCGAGGCGCGGCTCGGTGCGCGCCGGAATCCTGTTGGTCGATCCCCCCGCGACCCGCGTACAATCGCGCCCCCGCCCGTGTCCCTCACCGTCCAGGTCATCGCCGCCGCCGTGCGCGCTGGCGATCGCGCTCGAGCTCGCCTACGGCGCCCGCCGGCGCGCGGCCCGGGTACGCGTGGCGCGACCTCGATCGCCAGCGTCGTCCTCGGCGCCGGCTCGGTGGTGGCGGGCCTGGCGCTGGTGCTGCAAGGCGCTGGGTGGTCCACCAGTGGCCTGATCGCCACGCGCGCAGGTCTAGCGCGCCGCCAGCCGTTCGTGCGCTGGGCGCGCATCCTCGCGCTGGTCGACCTGGCGTTCTATCAGTAGCCACCGCGCGATGCACCGGGTCAACCTGTGGTGGGCGGGGCACGCGGTCCACCACCAGAGCGATCACCTGAACCTGCCCGTCGCGATCCGGATCGGCTGGTTCTCGGTCTACACCAGCTGGGTCTTCTACCCAGAGCCGCTGGCGCTGGTGGGCGTAACAGCCCGAGGCGTCGCTGGTCGCGCGCGCGATCAGCCCGCTGTACCAGTTCCCGCAGCACACGCGCTGGATCGGGAAGCTCGGCTGGCCTGAGCGGGTGCGCGTCACGCCGTCGCACCACCGCGTCCACCACGGCCGCGACGCCGCTCTACGTCGACCGCAACTACGGCGGGATGCTGATCGTCTGGGGATCGGCTGTTCGGCACCTTCGCGGCGGAGCAGGCCGCGCCCACGTACGGCACCGGCGCGCGGCGCCGCCGAGCGTGGTCCGCGCCAACTTCGTCGAGTGGATCCGGCTGGCGCGGGCTGGCGCGGCGCGCGACCTGGCGCGATGGCGCGACGCTGTTGTTCCGGCCGCCGAGCTGGGAGCCGCGCGGTGGGTGACATCGCGGCCCTGGCGGTGTTCGGGTCGCGCTGATGCTGCTCGAGTTCGGGTGGAACGCGTGGCGCGCCCGCGCCCACCACGATCCGCGCTGACGCGGCGGTCAGCGTGGTGGTCGCGATCCCGCACTTCGCGCTCTTGTCGATCGTCCCGGTGGTGCGGGTCGTGCTCTACCGCGCCGCCTGGCTCCCAGGTGGCCGTGGCAGCTGCCCGTCGACGCCCGGTGGATCTGGCCGCTCGGCGTGGTCGTGATGGACCTCGCGGCCTACTGGATGCACCGCTACCACCACGCGCTCAACCTGACCTCGGCCGCACGCGGTCCACCACTCGAGCCCGTACTTCACGATGACCACCGGCGGGCGCAGCTCGCCTGCGGAGCCGCTCGTGAACGTGGTCTCGGGCGCGTACCTGATCCTGGTCGCGCCGGTCGCGCTCGCCCTGCCGCTGCTGGCTGCGGCGCTGGGGTGGATCGTCAAGGGACACCTGGGGCTTCGCCGTGCACACGCGGAACATCGGACAGTTCGGCCCGCCCGAGCGGGTGCTGGCGACGCCGACCCACCACGCCAGTCCACCACGGCCGCGATCATTTGTGCAGCGGCAAGAACTTCGGCTTTGCGTTCATCGTCTGGGACCGCCTGTTCGGCACGTTCGCCCGCGGCACGCCGACCGCCTTCGGCGTCGACGATGCGATCCGCCGAGCCTGCGGCCGCTGACCCCGTCGCGCTGCACCACCTGGCGCAGCGAGCCGGGCCGCGCGCACGACGAGCCGCGCGCGACAAGCTGCGGCTGTGGTTCATGCCGGCTGGCTGGCGGCCTCGTGACGCCGCGCCGACGGCGACCGACGCCGCGCGCGCTGGCGCCAGCGCCGCCCGGGCTGTACCTGGTCGGCACGCTGCAGCTCGCGTACCTGGGCGCGATGATCTGGGCGCTGGCCGCGACGCTCGGCGCCGCCGGGGTCGCCGCCGATCTGGCTGCGCTCGGGTTCTTGCTGTACGCGTGACGGTCGTCTCGGGCGAGTTCTTCGAGCGTTCGTTCCCGGTACCCGCCGCTCGAGCTGGCCCCCGCGCGCTGGCGATCGGCGCGATGATCGCGTGCACCGGCGCGTGGTTCGGGCGCCCGCCTCGACACCGCCGCGCCTCGGTACCTGCTCGCGCTGGCGGGCCTGAACCTGCTCGCGGCGGCGGCGGTGACGTGGCGGGGCCACACCGCGACGCCGGTCGGCTGATTCCGCGCGCGCCTGTAGTTACCGTCGGGGCCATGACCTCCGGCCGCATCTGCGTTCCCCGGCAACCCCTGGCCCGACGGCCACGCGATCGCCCGCTTCGTCTGGTCGGGGCGCCTCGACGACCGCGGCTAGCGGTTCGATCTGCACCTCGAGTCGGCGGCCTACGACGCCGCCGATCGCGCCGCCGGTGGCGACGACGACGACGACGACGGCGATTGGCGCTGCGCAACGTCTGGACCAACTTCCACCGGTGCACGCTGGCTTCCTCGACCAAGTAGCGCAGCGACGGCGGCTTCCTGGTCGGCACCGCCGCGGCGCGCCGTTTCGATCCGGGGGCAGCTCTCGGGCGGTGAGTTCCGCGTCGATCCGCTGCCGACCGGCCGCGCGATGGTCGAGGATCGCGACGGCGACGACGACGGCCGTTCAACGCCTACCTGCTCGGCCACGACACCGCGGCCGATCACCGGCTGCGCTTCCAGCCCGGCCCGCGCGGCGCGCAGCTGTCGTGGACCGGACGGCTCGCGCTCACCTACGCCGGCGCGAGCGAGTTCCGCCACACGTTCTCGGCCGAGGTCAGCGGCGCGCGCTTCACCCGCTGCGAGATCACCCGGCCTGCCGCCAGACGTGGCGCGCGATCTGCTCGCGGTGCACGACCGCACCGACGCGCTTCCGGCGGATCGGCGCGCGGTTCGTGCCGACCCGCCTGGGCTGATCCGGCGGCGCTGCCCCATCGACACCCCACGACGGATCGGACGGCCCCGCGCATACCCGATCGGGGCCGATGGATCCGGCATGGTCCCCGTCGAACCCACGCCATGATGATCACCGCACCGCCGCCCTCGCCCTCGCGCGTCGTCCGCTTCCTGCGCACCCTGCGGATCGGCTCGCCGCCGCCCGCCCCGGTCGCGCCCGCGCCGCCCGTCGTGTCGACCGATGACGTCGGCACCACGCCGATGCGCCGCATCCGCGGCCCGAAAAGGGCTAGCGCCTCGACCCATCTCCCCTGGGCGAGGCGCCAGCGTTCAGATGATCGGATGGACGCTCAGCAGGGCGCCGTAGCAGCTGAGGCCCGCGCCGAACGTGCAGAACAGCGCGTTGCTGGTGCCGCCGCCGCCGATGTTCCAGCTCAGGACGTACGGGATGCTGGTCCCCTGCAGCGCGCGGTTGGTGGCCTGATGGCACACGCCGGTGATGGCGTAGGTCAGCTTGTTCTGGTTGGCGACGCAGGTCGGCGTGTTCGAGTACACCGAGGTCGTCGAGTAGCGGTTGCAGCTCGTGCACCCGATGCGTCGCCGCCGTAGGTGTAGTGGGCGCTCACGCTCGAGCCGTAGCGGACCCACTCGTACGTGGTGAAGCCAGAAGCCCGCGACCCAGATGTTCACGGCGCGGTTGTCGCCGTGAGCGTTGTTGGGGCTGGTCGACCCGGTGCCCGCGATCGCCGGGCTGAGTCCGACGACCATCGCGAGCACGACCGCCGCCAGGACCTTGGTGAGCTTCATGGAGGCGGACCATGAGCACTCCCCGTGCCAGTAAATCATGTAGTGGGAATCACTGACTTTGCATGATCAACGTCCTCGGATGTGTCTACGATCAATACATTCTGTATAGTTTGATTTACTAAGCGACTAAACTACAGACGAATGGGCCCGGCTTGAGCCGTGCTAGCGTGCTCAAGGGCAGTCGATGCGAGCGCTGACGATCGTGGCGATTGGGGCCCGCGGCTGCGGCGTTCTTCGCCGGCCGGCGGGTCGGGACCGCGCGCGCCACCGGCGGTGAGCGCCTCGTCGCGGCCGCCGCCGCTGCCGACCCGACCGCGGTCGATCCGACCGCGCCCGCGGGCCCGCGGCGCGTCATCGCGCGCGGTCGACCTGCTGCAGCTCCGACGCGCGGTCGAGCAGGCGCAGCAGGGCCAGGCGGTCGATGAGTTCCCGCTCGACGAGACGCCCGAGGCGCGCTGCGGCCCGGCGCGCCGAGACCGACGCGCAGATCACCCAGACGCTCGGACAGATCTCGGCCGAGCAACGCGAGCTGCTGCTCGACTTCAACGACCGCGCGATCGAGTTCCAGCGCCGCCAGACCGGCGAGTTCCAGCGCGGGACGCTGACCCACGAGCAGTACATGACGCAGCTCCACGAGGAGGTGCTGGGGCAGCTCGAGGAGCTGCACGCGATCGTCAGGACGATCAGTACCGCGTGCTCACCGGGCTCCGAGCCCGGCGTCGATCCCCGACGACTTCATGGTCACGGGCCAGGGCGGCGCGCCCGGCGCGCCCGGCGCACGACGACGGGCACGACCACCGATGAGGCCGCTCGCCATCGGCGCCGTCGTGATCGCGGCCGCGTTCGCGGTCGGCTACGCCACCGCGCCAGCCCCGGCGGCGAACCGCACGGTCAACGACCGCGCGGCGATCACGACCGCAGCGCGGCCGGCGACGCGACCCACGCCGAGCGGTCGCCGGCCGATCCCGACGGTGCGCCGGTTCGAGCCGGTGCCCCTGCCCGACGAGGACCCCGGCGTCGCCGAGATCGTCAACGGCCCGGACGAGCCGCCGGCGGCGACGATCGCGGCGCGCTTCGACGACATCGACCGCCGCCTCGACGAGCTGTTCGGGCCCGAGTTCCCGGCCGCCAAGCGCGACGCGATCCGGACCGCGCTGACGAGCTGGATCCGCGACCACGGCCGCGCGGTCCGCGGCTACTACGGCGGGTTCCTCAGCCAGGAGGAGCTGTCCGAGCAGGTCCACTGGAACATGCTGGGCTACGCGCGGTCGATCGAGGCGTCGCTGACCCGCGACGAGTACCGCACGTTCATGGACCTCGAGCCGGGCGAGGACCCGTTCGTCGTGCTGGTGCCGCCGGGCACCCAGGTCGGCGCGCCGCTCGACGAGACCCCGTCACCGCGTTGAGCCCGAGCGGGCCTCCGGGCTCGATCGAGGCGACGGGCCAGCTCGGTCGGGCGCGCCGAGCGACGGGGCTCGATCAGGCGACGGGGCAGCGCGGACGGCCCCGCCGCCTACCGCGCCCAGTAGGCCTCGTCGTCGAGGCCCTCTTCGCGCTCGGGCAGGCCGCGGGTCAGCCGCGGCGCCGCCTGGGCCAGCACCTCGAAGCTGACGCGGTTGGCGTAGCGACACACCTGGCTCATCGACGAATAGGTCAGGAACTCGCGCACGTGCTTGGTCGAGTTGGGCACGCGCGCGCGGTGGTGGCGGTTGGCGGCGACGTCGTGCGGGAGCGCGGCCAGCGCCGCGTCGCCCGCGCCGTTGGTGCTGGTGATCCGCGCGGGGCCGCCGTGGTAGGGCGCGATGTGCGCGAACACCTTGAGCGGCTGCGCGCACGCGGCTCGACGCATCGGCCGGCTGAACTCGTAGCGGTTGAACTCGGGGATCGCGCCCGGCAAGAGCGGGTACCGGGTCTCGCGCTTGACCTCGACGTCGGTGTGGCCGGCCAGGAACAGCCCGGTCGGCCCGGCGGTGCACAGCACCAGGTCGGTCAGGTCGAGCGCGCGGTCGCACGCGCGCAGGGGGTCGCGCTCGCCGGTCAGCGCCTCGGCCTCCTCCTCGTTCATCGCGACGATGTCGACGTGGGGCGCGGATGAAGTCGCGCCAGAACTCGGGCCGCTCGGCGATCACGAACCGGGTGCCGAGCGTGAGCACGACCGGCACGCCCCGGGCCCGGGCCAGCTCGATCGCGCGCATGGTCGCGGCCGGCATCGGGTCGTCGGGCTTGCAGCGCAGCAGGTAGGCCGAGATCACCAGCGCCGACGCGTCGTCGAAGACCGCGGCCGGGACGCTGTCGGGGCGCAGCCCGTTCATCTCGCCCTCGCTGATCGCGAACGTGCGCTCGCCGTCGGGCGTCACCAGCGCGAAGCACCGGCCGATCGGGCCGGCCACCGGCTGCAGGTGATCGAGGTTGACGCGCGACGAGGTGTTCGAGAGGTAGCGGTAGCCGGACGTGCCGAGCCGGATCTCCGCGCTCATCACGCCGAGCAAGATCGAGGCGTCGTCGGCCAGGGTCGAGTAGTTGTGGAGCGTGTTGCCGACGGTGCCGCCGGCGAACTCGTAGGAGATCCGCTGGTCGGCCAGGAGCTCGTCGTAGAGGCGCAGCGCCGCGTCGCTGGCGATCACCGTCGACGCGCCCTTGGGCAGCTGGTAGCGGGCGATCAGCTCGTCCGGGACCCGGGCGTCGATGTCGACGAGGGTCTGATCGATGCCGACCAGGTGGGTCCGGGCGTCGGGGGCCTCGACGCCCGCGTGCTGGAACAGCGGATCGCGCGCGTGGACCGGAAGTAGTGCTTGTGCTTGCGGCGTCCAGGAAAGCGCACGGGACCTCTGATCGCGCAGCGTATCACCCGCGACCACGCGCGCGCCCGCCTGGTACGCTCGCGCGATGCGGACGTCCGTGATGATCGCTCGTGGGCGCCGCGCTCGCGTGCAAGGGCAGCGCGCCGAGCGGCGGCGAGGCCACAGGCGCGCCGCCGGCCGCGCCCCGACCGCCGGCGGCGCCCCGGCCGATCCTCGACGGTGACCGGCATCGGCATCCGGCCGGTCTCGCACCCCAAAGGGCTTCGCGATCGGCCAGGTCTTCCCGGGCGGTCCCGCCGACGACGCCGGCCTGCTGGCCGGCGACGTCGTGGTCGAGGTGGACGGCGAGTCGACCGCGCGCTGGTCGCTGGTGCGGACCGCGCGGCAGATGCGCGGCCCGGCCGGCACCAAGGTGCGGATGGGGATCGAGCGCGGCGATCAGCGGCTCGACGTCGTGGTCGAGCGTCGCGCGGTCGCGGTGCCGCCGCCGCCGGCGCGTTGACGGGCCGCCGGCGACAGGCCTCCCAGGAAACTCAGCGCTTGTCAGTTTTTCGGTCGAGCACCGGCCCGCGCGCCGGGAGTCTCGCGCCTAGAACGTCTAGAACGGAGGGGAGGCTCGTCGGGGCTTGCCCCCGACGAGGGGAGGCCTGGCGACCTGATCATTGATCAGATTCTCGGGCCCTCGGGAATTTCGGATCGAAGCCACTGATTTTGCTCGCATGGAAGACATCGCGAGCTGGGCACGAGCAGAGGTTGGGCATGCCGAGTTGGGCGACGCGCGACGAACGGCGCGGCTCCGTCGGCTGTTGGAGTGCGCCGCCGCATCCCCGGGTGGCCGGGTAACGCAAGTCTTCGACGACGATGCAGAGCGGGAGGCGGCGTACCGGTTTCTTGAGAGCAAGCGCGTCGCGGCGACGGCGATCCTCGACGCGCATCGGGTGGCACTGGGCCGGCGGGCCGCGATGTTCCCGTACGTGTACGTCGCGATCGATCAGTCGGCGATGCAGGTGACCGATCGCGACGGCGACGCGTTCGGACCGATCTCGGGCGGGCACACCGGCACCGGCGTGCAGGCGATGAGCGCGCTGGTGGTCGCGCCCGACGGTGTGCCGCTCGGCCTTTCGGCGCTTGAGATGTGGACGCGCTCGACCGAACGCGCGCCGGACTACCGCCACGACTGCCGCACCGTCGACGAACGCGAGACGCGATTCTGGCTTGCCGCCGCCGAACAGACCGCGACCCTGATGCAGACCGCCGCGCCCCAGACGCTGCCCTGGTTGCAGTTGGATCGTGGCGCCGACTCCGCGCATGTGCTCCTCGATCTCGCGAAGCTCGGCGTCGCGTACACCGTCCGCGCCAGCATCAATCGGCGGATCCGCACCCGCCACGGCCGCCGATATCTCTTCGACGCCGTCCGCCGTCGCCCGGCCTTGGGCAGCTACCGCCTCGATGTGCGGCGGATGGGGGGCGTCATCGCGACGACGATCGAGGTACGGGTGGCTCGTGTCGTCTTGGATCTCGCCGTCGGCAAGCGCGGGCAAGCCCCATGGCACCCACTCGAGGTAACCCTCGTCGAAGCACGCGAGGTTGGCGCCGGCGCAGGCACCGACGAACCGATCCTCTGGCGGCTGTTGACCAACCACCCAACCGCGACGCTCGATGACGCGCGCGCCGTCATCGCGGGGTACACGATGCGGTGGCGCGTCGAGGACTTTCACCTCGCCTGGAAGTCAGGCACCTGCCGGATCGAAGACTCCCAGCTCCGCAGCCTCGGCGCCTTCTCCAAGTGGGCTACGATCCTCGCCACCGTCGCCGTGCGTGCCCAACGTCTCAAGACCCTTGCACGCGAGACCCCAGAGATCCCCGCGCTGACCGAATTCAGCCCCGACGAGATCGATGCGGTCCTCCTGCTGCGTCGCCCGAAGAACTACACGCCAGACGTCGCCCCGACCCTCGGGCAGCTCGTCCGCTGGATCGCTGACCTCGGCGGCTACACCGGCAAGTCCTCCGGGGGACCGCCAGGGGTGCGCATCATCAGCCGCGCCCTGATCAAGGTCGAAGCTGTCGCGCTCGCCCTACGAACCCAGCGGGAGCGGCAGAGTTCTGGCCAATGATCAGCTGGCGACAGGCCTCCCAGGAAGCTCAGACGCCGCCGTCGACGACGACGGTCGCGCCGTTCATGTAGCTGTTGCGCTCGCTGGCGAGGAACGCGATCACCGCGGCGGCCTCGTCGAGGCGGCCGAGCCGGCGCATCGCGCAGTGGCGCAGGTACTCGTCGCGGCGGGCCGGCGGCAGGTGGTCGCCGACGCCCTCGTCGAGCACGCCCGGCGCGACGCAGTTGACGGTGATGCCGTAGCGGCCGATCTCCCTTGGCCAGCGACTCGGTGAAGCCCTTTGAGCGCGGCCTTGGCGGTCGAGTAGTGGACCGGGGCCTCGAGCATCTTGACGCCGGCCAGCGACGACACGCTGAGCACGCGGCCGTACCGCTGCCTGACCATCGCGCGCAGCACCGCCTGGGTCGCCAGGAACGCGCCCTTGACGTGGGTGTCCATCATCCGGTCCCAGTCCCTCCTCCTCCATCAGCGCCAGCGGCACGACCTGGCCGTGGCCGGCGTTGTTGACGAGGATGTCGATCGCGCCGGTCGCGGCGACCACCTCGGCCGCCATCGCCTTGAGGCCGGCG
Coding sequences within it:
- a CDS encoding IS4 family transposase; amino-acid sequence: MEDIASWARAEVGHAELGDARRTARLRRLLECAAASPGGRVTQVFDDDAEREAAYRFLESKRVAATAILDAHRVALGRRAAMFPYVYVAIDQSAMQVTDRDGDAFGPISGGHTGTGVQAMSALVVAPDGVPLGLSALEMWTRSTERAPDYRHDCRTVDERETRFWLAAAEQTATLMQTAAPQTLPWLQLDRGADSAHVLLDLAKLGVAYTVRASINRRIRTRHGRRYLFDAVRRRPALGSYRLDVRRMGGVIATTIEVRVARVVLDLAVGKRGQAPWHPLEVTLVEAREVGAGAGTDEPILWRLLTNHPTATLDDARAVIAGYTMRWRVEDFHLAWKSGTCRIEDSQLRSLGAFSKWATILATVAVRAQRLKTLARETPEIPALTEFSPDEIDAVLLLRRPKNYTPDVAPTLGQLVRWIADLGGYTGKSSGGPPGVRIISRALIKVEAVALALRTQRERQSSGQ
- a CDS encoding SDR family oxidoreductase encodes the protein MLDEGVGDHLPPARRDEYLRHCAMRRLGRLDEAAAVIAFLASERNSYMNGATVVVDGGV
- a CDS encoding PDZ domain-containing protein produces the protein MGQVFPGGPADDAGLLAGDVVVEVDGESTARWSLVRTARQMRGPAGTKVRMGIERGDQRLDVVVERRAVAVPPPPAR